From the Solanum stenotomum isolate F172 chromosome 4, ASM1918654v1, whole genome shotgun sequence genome, one window contains:
- the LOC125862918 gene encoding probable folate-biopterin transporter 4 yields MIGWFKQLHTAFGASFLWLVCLIYFTQGFRSFVWTAVSYQLKDNLKLSPSASQFVTSIAFFPWSVKPLYGILSDCFPIRGRKRIPYLTLATLLSLLPWLILGLSDFLRNTRIELMILLTLQNLGSAMADVVIDAMIAEAVRLERASFAGDLQSVSWLSMAFGGICGSLLGGYALDNLRIDMIFLLFSVLPALQLFSCGLVEEGSVQVKAFPEGSAFNGSDMTSGIIDEEEQFSGEKSKISTLRRKKSQKNTKRAPTTEKIFQAPEKKGSSVSPWYQSLKMATYTLFRAFRQPAILRPMAWFFLAHVTVPNLSTVMFYYQTEFLKLEASFLGTARVLGWLSLMIGTLTYNRYLKQMRLRHILMFTQVCLAILTVLDMVLVSRANVSLGISDKVTVLFGSALSDGINQFKFMPFLILSGQLCPPGVEGTLFALFMSINNLGSTVGSFVGAGLASVLNISSGSFDNLFLGIGIQVLCTFIPVAFIFLIPKEATGISA; encoded by the exons GGGTTCAGATCTTTTGTCTGGACAGCAGTTTCATATCAGTTGAAAGACAACTTGAAGCTATCACCATCAGCCTCCCAATTTGTCACTTCAATAGCATTCTTTCCATGGAGCGTAAAACCTTTATATGG GATATTATCGGATTGCTTTCCAATTAGAGGAAGGAAAAGAATCCCCTACCTTACGCTTGCAACTTTGCTCTCGCTGTTGCCATGGCTCATTTTAGGGTTAAGTGATTTCCTGAGAAATACAAGGATAGAACTCATGATTCTTTTGACACTGCAGAACCTGGGTTCTGCAATGGCTGATGTTGTAATTGACGCAATGATCGCTGAGGCAGTAAGATTGGAGAG GGCATCATTTGCTGGTGATCTTCAGTCAGTATCTTGGCTGTCTATGGCATTCGGAGGAATCTGTGGTAGTTTGCTAGGAGGATATGCATTAGACAATTTACGGATAGATATGATTTTCCTCCTTTTCTCTGTCTTACCTGCTTTGCAGCTCTTTTCGTGTGGTTTGGTTGAGGAGGGTTCTGTACAAGTTAAAGCATTCCCTGAAGGTTCTGCATTTAATGGTTCTGATATGACGAGTGGAATTATTGATGAAGAAGAGCAATTCTCTggtgaaaaatcaaaaattagTACTTTGAGGAGAAAGAAGAGccagaaaaatacaaaaagagcGCCAACGACGGAAAAAATATTTCAGGCTCCTGAAAAAAAGGGATCATCAGTGTCTCCGTGGTATCAATCACTGAAAATGGCCACTTACACATTATTTAGGGCGTTCCGCCAGCCAGCCATTTTGAG ACCAATGGCTTGGTTCTTTTTGGCTCACGTGACAGTTCCAAATCTCTCGACGGTTATGTTCTATTATCAGACAGAGTTCTTAAAACTAGAGGCATCTTTCCTTGGAACAGCACGTGTTCTTGGATGGTTGAGTCTCATGATCGGGACCTTGACTTACAATCGCTATTTAAAACAGATGAGATTGCGACATATTCTCAT GTTTACTCAAGTTTGCTTGGCTATTCTGACTGTTCTAGATATGGTTTTGGTTTCTCGAGCTAATGTTTCATTAGGCATCTCAGACAAGGTTACAGTGCTATTTGGTTCTGCTCTTTCTGATGGCATCAATCAATTCAA GTTCATGCCCTTTCTCATCTTATCGGGACAGCTTTGTCCTCCAGGCGTTGAAGGGACTTTATTTGCATTATTCATGTCGATAAACAACTTAGGTTCTACGGTGGGATCCTTCGTAGGAGCAGGGCTGGCTTCAGTTCTAAACATCTCCTCAGGATCTTTTGACAATCTCTTCTTAGGCATTGGTATACAGGTTCTCTGCACTTTCATCCCAGTGgccttcattttcttgattccAAAGGAAGCTACAGGAATATCAGCATAG